The Canis lupus familiaris isolate Mischka breed German Shepherd chromosome X, alternate assembly UU_Cfam_GSD_1.0, whole genome shotgun sequence genome has a segment encoding these proteins:
- the NKRF gene encoding NF-kappa-B-repressing factor isoform X3 encodes MEIKQHLYSPRLMEKILQMAEGIDIGEMPSYDLMLSKPSKGQKRHLSTCDGQNPPKKQAGSKFHARPRFEPVHFVASSSKDERQEDPYGPQTKEVNEQTHFASMPRDIYQDYTQDSFSIQDGNSQYCDSSGFIFTKDQPVTANMYFDSGNPAPSSTSQQANSQSAPEPSPSQTFPESVVAEKQYFIEKLTATIWKNLSNPEMTSGSDKINYTYMLTRCIQACKTNPEYIYAPLKEIPPADIPKNKKLLTDGYACEVRCQNIYLTTGYAGSKNGSRDRATELAVKLLQKRIEVRVVRRKFKHTIGEDLVVCQIGMPTYEFPPALKPPEELVVLAKDASGQPIFNASAKHWTNFVLTENANDAIGILNNSASYNKMSVEYKYEMMPNRTWRCRVFLQDHCLAEGYGTKKTSKHAAADEALKILQKTQPTYPSVKSSQCQTGSSPRGSGKKKDIKDLVVYENSSNPVCTLNDTAQFNRMTVEYVYERMTGLRWKCKVILESEVIAEAVGVKKTVKYEAAGEAVKTLKKTQPTVINNLKKGAIEDVISRNEIQGRSAEEAYKQQIKEDNIGNQLLRKMGWTGGGLGKSGEGIREPISVKEQHKREGLGLDVERVNKIAKRDIEQIIRNYARSESHTDLTFSTELTNDERKQIHQIAQKYGLKSKSHGVGHDRYLVVGRKRRKEDLLDQLKQEGQVGHYELVMPQAN; translated from the exons gTACAGCCCACGCCTGATGGAAAAAATTCTCCAAATGGCTGAAGGTATTGATATTGGGGAGATGCCGTCATATGATCTGATGCTGTCCAAACCTTCCAAAGGCCAAAAACGTCACCTCTCAACATGTGATG GTCAAAATCCTCCTAAAAAGCAAGCCGGTTCCAAATTCCATGCGAGACCTCGTTTTGAGCCTGTACATTTTGTAGCTAGTAGTTCAAAAGATGAAAGACAGGAAGATCCTTATGGCCCTCAGACAAAAGAGGTAAATGAACAAACACATTTTGCCAGCATGCCAAGAGACATCTACCAAGATTATACTCAAGACTCTTTCAGTATACAAGATGGGAATTCTCAGTATTGTGATTCATCAGGATTTATTTTCACAAAAGACCAGCCTGTAACAGCCAACATGTATTTTGACAGTGGGAACCCTGCCCCAAGCAGCACATCACAGCAGGCAAACTCTCAGTCAGCTCCTGAGCCTTCACCATCACAGACATTTCCTGAGTCAGTAGTAGCTGAGAAGcagtattttattgaaaaattaacaGCAACTATCTGGAAGAATCTTTCTAATCCAGAGATGACTTCTGGATCTGATAAgattaattatacatatatgttaacTCGGTGTATTCAGGCATGTAAGACAAACCCTGAGTATATATATGCTCCTTTAAAAGAAATCCCTCCTGCTGAcatccccaaaaataaaaaacttctaaCAGATGGTTACGCGTGTGAAGTTAGATGCCAAAATATCTACTTAACCACAGGTTATGCTGGCAGCAAGaatgggtccagggatcgagctaCTGAGCTAGCTGTAAAACTCTTGCAGAAACGTATTGAAGTTAGAGTTGTCCGACGGAAATTCAAGCACACGATCGGAGAGGACCTTGTGGTGTGTCAGATTGGCATGCCTACATACGAATTTCCTCCAGCTCTGAAACCACCGGAAGAGCTGGTGGTGCTGGCTAAAGATGCTTCTGGGCAGCCAATTTTTAATGCTTCCGCCAAACACTGGACCAATTTTGTCCTGACCGAAAATGCAAATGACGCAATTGGTATCCTTAACAATTCTGCCTCATACAACAAAATGTCAGTTGAATACAAATATGAGATGATGCCAAATCGCACATGGCGTTGCCGAGTGTTTCTGCAAGATCACTGCTTAGCTGAAGGTTATGGAAccaaaaaaacaagtaaacacGCAGCTGCTGATGAGGCGTTGAAAATCCTTCAAAAAACACAACCCACTTACCCTTCCGTCAAAAGCTCACAATGCCAAACAGGCTCTTCACCCAGGGGATCcggaaagaagaaagatataaagGATCTCGTTGTTTATGAGAATTCTTCAAATCCGGTGTGCACGCTGAATGACACAGCTCAGTTTAACCGAATGACAGTTGAGTATGTCTATGAAAGAATGACAGGCCTCCGATGGAAATGCAAGGTGATCCTAGAGAGTGAAGTTATCGCAGAAGCAGTCGGAGTGAAGAAAACAGTCAAGTATGAAGCTGCTGGGGAGGCTGTGAAAACCCTCAAAAAGACCCAGCCCACTGTCATTAACAATTTGAAGAAAGGAGCTATTGAAGATGtaatttccagaaatgaaattcAGGGCCGCTCAGCAGAGGAAGCTTACAAACAACAGATCaaagaagataacataggaaatCAGCTGCTGAGAAAGATGGGCTGGACGGGTGGTGGTTTAGGTAAATCTGGTGAGGGCATTCGGGAGCCAATCTCTGTCAAAGAGCAGCATAAGCGGGAGGGGCTTGGTCTCGATGTAGAGAGGGTAAATAAAATCGCCAAGAGAGATATTGAACAGATCATCAGAAACTATGCCCGCTCAGAGAGCCACACAGATTTGACTTTCTCTACAGAGCTGACTAATGATGAGCGGAAGCAGATACACCAGATTGCCCAGAAGTATGGTCTTAAGAGTAAGTCGCATGGGGTAGGCCACGATAGGTACCTGGTGGTAGGTAGAAAAAGACGGAAGGAAGACCTACTAGATCAGCTCAAACAGGAAGGCCAAGTGGGGCATTATGAGCTTGTGATGCCTCAGGCAAATTGA
- the NKRF gene encoding NF-kappa-B-repressing factor isoform X2: MTNSRISDLRRTFQGCGIRRDIRQYSPRLMEKILQMAEGIDIGEMPSYDLMLSKPSKGQKRHLSTCDGQNPPKKQAGSKFHARPRFEPVHFVASSSKDERQEDPYGPQTKEVNEQTHFASMPRDIYQDYTQDSFSIQDGNSQYCDSSGFIFTKDQPVTANMYFDSGNPAPSSTSQQANSQSAPEPSPSQTFPESVVAEKQYFIEKLTATIWKNLSNPEMTSGSDKINYTYMLTRCIQACKTNPEYIYAPLKEIPPADIPKNKKLLTDGYACEVRCQNIYLTTGYAGSKNGSRDRATELAVKLLQKRIEVRVVRRKFKHTIGEDLVVCQIGMPTYEFPPALKPPEELVVLAKDASGQPIFNASAKHWTNFVLTENANDAIGILNNSASYNKMSVEYKYEMMPNRTWRCRVFLQDHCLAEGYGTKKTSKHAAADEALKILQKTQPTYPSVKSSQCQTGSSPRGSGKKKDIKDLVVYENSSNPVCTLNDTAQFNRMTVEYVYERMTGLRWKCKVILESEVIAEAVGVKKTVKYEAAGEAVKTLKKTQPTVINNLKKGAIEDVISRNEIQGRSAEEAYKQQIKEDNIGNQLLRKMGWTGGGLGKSGEGIREPISVKEQHKREGLGLDVERVNKIAKRDIEQIIRNYARSESHTDLTFSTELTNDERKQIHQIAQKYGLKSKSHGVGHDRYLVVGRKRRKEDLLDQLKQEGQVGHYELVMPQAN, encoded by the exons gTACAGCCCACGCCTGATGGAAAAAATTCTCCAAATGGCTGAAGGTATTGATATTGGGGAGATGCCGTCATATGATCTGATGCTGTCCAAACCTTCCAAAGGCCAAAAACGTCACCTCTCAACATGTGATG GTCAAAATCCTCCTAAAAAGCAAGCCGGTTCCAAATTCCATGCGAGACCTCGTTTTGAGCCTGTACATTTTGTAGCTAGTAGTTCAAAAGATGAAAGACAGGAAGATCCTTATGGCCCTCAGACAAAAGAGGTAAATGAACAAACACATTTTGCCAGCATGCCAAGAGACATCTACCAAGATTATACTCAAGACTCTTTCAGTATACAAGATGGGAATTCTCAGTATTGTGATTCATCAGGATTTATTTTCACAAAAGACCAGCCTGTAACAGCCAACATGTATTTTGACAGTGGGAACCCTGCCCCAAGCAGCACATCACAGCAGGCAAACTCTCAGTCAGCTCCTGAGCCTTCACCATCACAGACATTTCCTGAGTCAGTAGTAGCTGAGAAGcagtattttattgaaaaattaacaGCAACTATCTGGAAGAATCTTTCTAATCCAGAGATGACTTCTGGATCTGATAAgattaattatacatatatgttaacTCGGTGTATTCAGGCATGTAAGACAAACCCTGAGTATATATATGCTCCTTTAAAAGAAATCCCTCCTGCTGAcatccccaaaaataaaaaacttctaaCAGATGGTTACGCGTGTGAAGTTAGATGCCAAAATATCTACTTAACCACAGGTTATGCTGGCAGCAAGaatgggtccagggatcgagctaCTGAGCTAGCTGTAAAACTCTTGCAGAAACGTATTGAAGTTAGAGTTGTCCGACGGAAATTCAAGCACACGATCGGAGAGGACCTTGTGGTGTGTCAGATTGGCATGCCTACATACGAATTTCCTCCAGCTCTGAAACCACCGGAAGAGCTGGTGGTGCTGGCTAAAGATGCTTCTGGGCAGCCAATTTTTAATGCTTCCGCCAAACACTGGACCAATTTTGTCCTGACCGAAAATGCAAATGACGCAATTGGTATCCTTAACAATTCTGCCTCATACAACAAAATGTCAGTTGAATACAAATATGAGATGATGCCAAATCGCACATGGCGTTGCCGAGTGTTTCTGCAAGATCACTGCTTAGCTGAAGGTTATGGAAccaaaaaaacaagtaaacacGCAGCTGCTGATGAGGCGTTGAAAATCCTTCAAAAAACACAACCCACTTACCCTTCCGTCAAAAGCTCACAATGCCAAACAGGCTCTTCACCCAGGGGATCcggaaagaagaaagatataaagGATCTCGTTGTTTATGAGAATTCTTCAAATCCGGTGTGCACGCTGAATGACACAGCTCAGTTTAACCGAATGACAGTTGAGTATGTCTATGAAAGAATGACAGGCCTCCGATGGAAATGCAAGGTGATCCTAGAGAGTGAAGTTATCGCAGAAGCAGTCGGAGTGAAGAAAACAGTCAAGTATGAAGCTGCTGGGGAGGCTGTGAAAACCCTCAAAAAGACCCAGCCCACTGTCATTAACAATTTGAAGAAAGGAGCTATTGAAGATGtaatttccagaaatgaaattcAGGGCCGCTCAGCAGAGGAAGCTTACAAACAACAGATCaaagaagataacataggaaatCAGCTGCTGAGAAAGATGGGCTGGACGGGTGGTGGTTTAGGTAAATCTGGTGAGGGCATTCGGGAGCCAATCTCTGTCAAAGAGCAGCATAAGCGGGAGGGGCTTGGTCTCGATGTAGAGAGGGTAAATAAAATCGCCAAGAGAGATATTGAACAGATCATCAGAAACTATGCCCGCTCAGAGAGCCACACAGATTTGACTTTCTCTACAGAGCTGACTAATGATGAGCGGAAGCAGATACACCAGATTGCCCAGAAGTATGGTCTTAAGAGTAAGTCGCATGGGGTAGGCCACGATAGGTACCTGGTGGTAGGTAGAAAAAGACGGAAGGAAGACCTACTAGATCAGCTCAAACAGGAAGGCCAAGTGGGGCATTATGAGCTTGTGATGCCTCAGGCAAATTGA